The DNA region aggtgccgagtggacactgaggagcaggcggctggaaaaaagggaaggccacggacaggcaggcggtttggctgcagtccaagtcaatctgtggagaagcacaaacaaggtacaggcctaagttagtctttcagctcggtaaagttgagagaaaagcccttcacagctcctcccaccatctcaactacttaccaagccaacaggcagtcgcacttaggtgccgagtggacactgaggagcaggcggctggaaaaaagggaaggccacggacaggcaggcggtttggctgcagtccaagtcaatctgtggagaagcacaaacaaggtacaggcctaagttagtctttcagctcggtaaagttgagagaaaagcccttcccagctcctcccaccatctcaactacttaccaagccaacaggcagtcgcacttaggtgccgagtggacactgaggagcaggcggctggaaaaaagggaaggccacggacaggcaggcggtttggctgcagtccaagtcaatctgtggagaagcacaaacaaggtacaggcctaagttagtctttcagctcggtaaagttgagagaaaagcccttcacagctcctcccaccatctcaactacttaccaagccaacaggcagtcgcacttaggtgccgagtggacactgaggagcaggcggctggaaaaaagggaaggccacggacaggcaggcggtttggctgcagtccaagtcaatctgtggagaagcacaaacaaggtacaggcctaagttagtctttcagctcggtaaagttgagagaaaagaccttcacagctcctcccaccatctcaactacttaccaagccaacaggcagtcgcacttaggtgccgagtggacactgaggagcaggcggctggaaaaaagggaaggccacggacaggcaggcggtttggatgcagtccaagtcaatctgtggagaagcacaaacaaggtacaggcctaagttagtctttcagctcggtaaagttgagagaaaagcccttcacagctcctcccaccatctcaactacttaccaagccaacaggcagtcgcacttaggtgccgagtggacactgaggagcaggcggctggaaaaaagggaaggccacggacaggcaggcggtttggatgcagtccaagtcaatctgtggagaagcacaaacaaggtacaggcctaagttagtctttcagctcggtaaagttgagagaaaagcccttcacagctcctcccaccatctcaactacttaccaagccaacaggcagtcgcacttaggtgccgagtggacactgaggagcaggcggctggaaaaaagggaaggccacggacaggcaggcggtttggctgcagtccaagtcaatctgtggagaagcacaaacaaggtacaggcctaagttagtctttcagctcggtaaagttgagagaaaagcccttcacagctcctcccaccatctcaactacttaccaagccaacaggcagtcgcacttaggtgccgagtggacactgaggagcaggcggctggaaaaaagggaaggccacggacaggcaggcggtttggctgcagtccaagtcaatctgtggagaagcacaaacaaggtacaggcctaagttagtctttcagctcggtaaagttgagagaaaagcccttcccagctcctcccaccatctcaactacttaccaagccaacaggcagtcgcacttaggtgccgagtggacactgaggagcaggcggctggaaaaaagggaaggccacggacaggcaggcggtttggctgcagtccaagtcaatctgtggagaagcacaaacaaggtacaggcctaagttagtctttcagctcggtaaagttgagagaaaagcccttcacagctcctcccaccatctcaactacttaccaagccaacaggcagtcgcacttaggtgccgagtggacactgaggagcaggcggctggaaaaaagggaaggccacggacaggcaggcggtttggatgcagtccaagtcaatctgtggagacgcacaaacaaggtacaggcatCAATCACTTAATCTTTACGTGCACGCgcatccactcaccgatgctccgggcccgcctccatttcactttttgaatttatgattttaaccacttgaggacccaccctttaccccccattAACGACCGGCGCTGTTTGTTTTGAGGTGTTctgtgtgggctctgcagcccccagcacagatcaacggacacacagagcgatcagattgccACCCTTATTTCCCccatatggggatgatgtgcagggggggtctgatcgctcctgcctgcaggcatgttggggggggggggggcatcggcggcctgcaggctattcacgccgtgaattgacaggaagcagacgctcacacgagcggctgcttcctgattaattatcctgcagccggcgacgcagaacttcgtcgctggtcctgctgctgtcactttgccgacgcgcgttatgagtggttAAAGTCATAACACCATTGCGCATGAAATTGCCATGTCGTCGGTCCCGCTGATGGCACATGTATTTTTAATCTGAAGTCCACTGTGGTCTTGGGTCTGCGCACTATGCTCCTGGTGCTATCAGGTGGAGCTAGGATACGTCAATGCTGTTGTAGTgtttttaagactttaaagtattAAATACCAAAAGTCaactggaggcggggcaggagcatTGTAGAGTGGCTTTGCGGTCCTGGGATGTCTGGGGTGGAACATTATAAGGCCCGGTTAACTAAAACTCATTTTCACACGACTGGCCTACAGTATCACTTTAAAAAGAGGATGTAACATTAATATTTTTTTGGCCAAATGTAAGGCACGTCCCAATCCCTAAAATGTTAAAAACCTCAgcaaaaattttttttagattCTGTGTACAAGTATTAACAACGTCTCTATTTCAATGGTATTCTTCTAGAAAATATAACTGTAATAATTTTGTTTTTGAGGGCCGAATGAACATTTGCAGCGGAACTTCCTTACTAAAAAAATGTTCCTGCATACTACTGCATAGAGTTGGATCACTCCACTCCAAGTAAATAACCGAATCACAAAAGAACCAATCAATAAACAACAATAACCAGGTTTTATTATTGGTATGAAATAATGTGGTTTTGcaccatacatgaaaagattgatTTATACTTtgttcacccaaaaaaaaaaaaaaacaacaaatttcCAAGTAAATAAACAGTTATTGCAGCAGACTCGACTCAACTACCCATCTTTCGATTGAAAACTAAGGATATTCCACTGTAAAACCTATCAAACACCTGTTTTTAAAACATCTTTGAAAGTAATTGGTACTTATTGtgaaattttaatttaaatttcgGTTGCCCAGATAATATTAATATTTCTACCCGCAAACAGAAAAATACATTATCTCCTTTAAATTTAGAAACATATACTCAATACATTAGTATTGTTGAACTCACATTCATAAGCTGGAATCCTTCTTCAACTATGCTGACGGAGTTCTCACTAATAAATTGATCACTGGTGCACGGACAAGTGTGTGCTAACACACACTGAAGGATGcatttatgtacagtataaaaaaaTTCTCAATTCCCCATTGGTGTTCACTTGTGTCAATCAAACAGGCAGAAAtgaattatgttaaaaaaaaaaaaaaaataggcatgtgATTGGTTAGCAAAATCTTTATTTGGTGACGTGTCATTTTTTCACAAATCAGATACTCTCCCGCATTTTGGTCATGGGCGCGCTAAAATCTAAATTAAATTTCCTGACGTCAGGGAAACTTCATCTGCGCTTCTGAAGTACGGGTACCGCGGGAATGAAGTCACGTGACGGGAGTTAAGTCCCGCGCACACGTGATTACGTATGGTTTGCGGCCAGTTACGCCCTTTCCTCTGGCGCTGTGGTGGAGAAGAGGTGGCGTGCCGTGACGAGACAGCGAAACACAATGCCGGGCAAACGCGGACGTCCCACTAGGATCTCCAGACAGCGGCGATGTGGGAACTGCGACGACGAGCACGGTGCAGCTCACGGAAAGCGTGTTAACAAGAAAAAAGAGGTATCTGAGCAGATTCCCGAGGACGAAAACGTCAATGCAGGTGACGCATGTCAGACATTGTCTGACACAAGTAGTGTGACGCAGCAGCCATTGATGCCAGTGGTAGATGAGCAATCCCAaacagttacaatttttttaGTACCTATGGAGAAAGCAACTGTGGCTAGTCCTGTAGATATTGTGAATTTAGAAAATAATCAAGATTCATCATCACAAAACCAAAACTTAGAAAACCAGGGCCTAGTTGAGGAAACGCACGAAGGTTCCATGAACGAGCAGGCCTCAAATTCTAATAATGACGTCAATCTTAGTAGTGAAAATCCCATAGATATGGAGTTGATGGACAATTTTGAAGGAGTTTCTATGCGTGAACCATTACTTATTGATACCGCAAGTGAAATTGTGAACTTCAGACTTGCACTAGATGATAACATTGATTCTGACGATGAGGGCGAGGAAGCATTAGATCTCAGTACAAGACCTGCCTGTCAAAACACGGTGGAGACCCTTGAGAATGATGTGCATGTTAGTTTTGATAGGGAATTAGACATTGGACATACAGAAAAGGAATCTGACCAAGATGCAAACCAAGCGAATGtgcatgaggaaaattattttaatcaaTCTAAGGATGCAGAAAATGTACAGGAGCATAACAATAATTCAAAACACAGAGATTGTGATGATGAAGAGGAGGATGACAATAAGAGTGTTCAGGATGTTGCAGAAGGACAAGAATGTGTAGAGGATCAGGATAGTGAACAAGGTTCATCTAATTATGAAGATTATGAACCTACAACCAGCGTCAATGATTTTCAAGGAAACCGAAGCTCCTCAGACGGTTGGGGAGATGATGATAGCAGTTTTCTTGGTGATGAGTACTCAGTTCATGACAGTGCTGAAGATAATAATGATTCACAAGAAGATGTTGATACTGACACACTTATTTCAGAAGTTAATGACTGTGATAATCATAACCGACAACGAATTGCAGTGCTTCCAGATCATGCAAATGACAGTGCACCAGAGAATTCTGATGTGGTTGTTGTGAATGAAAATGTACTAGACAATTCTGAATTGCATAGGAATGATTCTGACATGGGCAGGCATGGTAATATGCAAACAAACGAAGAGGCCAATGCAAATAACGTGGACGAGAGTTTTAATGAAACGATCATTAATAATTCCCAGCAATCCAAAGGTGGGATTAGTAGAATGCCAAAATTTACAATTGCAGAAAATCTGATGTTGTGTCGCTTCGTATGTGCAGATTATGAGTTTCTGTTAAAGAG from Hyperolius riggenbachi isolate aHypRig1 chromosome 11, aHypRig1.pri, whole genome shotgun sequence includes:
- the LOC137537841 gene encoding uncharacterized protein, with the translated sequence MPGKRGRPTRISRQRRCGNCDDEHGAAHGKRVNKKKEVSEQIPEDENVNAGDACQTLSDTSSVTQQPLMPVVDEQSQTVTIFLVPMEKATVASPVDIVNLENNQDSSSQNQNLENQGLVEETHEGSMNEQASNSNNDVNLSSENPIDMELMDNFEGVSMREPLLIDTASEIVNFRLALDDNIDSDDEGEEALDLSTRPACQNTVETLENDVHVSFDRELDIGHTEKESDQDANQANVHEENYFNQSKDAENVQEHNNNSKHRDCDDEEEDDNKSVQDVAEGQECVEDQDSEQGSSNYEDYEPTTSVNDFQGNRSSSDGWGDDDSSFLGDEYSVHDSAEDNNDSQEDVDTDTLISEVNDCDNHNRQRIAVLPDHANDSAPENSDVVVVNENVLDNSELHRNDSDMGRHGNMQTNEEANANNVDESFNETIINNSQQSKGGISRMPKFTIAENLMLCRFVCADYEFLLKRDKNEDVRRMKNQKWKYIGEKVNTNFYQVIITNSLITFQY